From the genome of Watersipora subatra chromosome 9, tzWatSuba1.1, whole genome shotgun sequence:
ATCATCACTATGCACCATTTTCCTTAACATAAGCATCACGTACCATTAGGGtattgttagtattattatattattactatcatgcaCCATTAGATATGCTACAGTATAAAACATAAGTGTACCTCATTCCTTAATCTTTCACAAATTTTTCACATAAATAACGCATGATTTGTTGTAGATTTACCTGTAGTTCTCCATTCCGACCAAGTCTGTGTGCCACATTATATCCCTAAGATAATTTCACAcatgttacatgtatgttatgagCCGCACTTCACAGTTCTGTTCAATTGTAAGGATGGTAAACATTTCTTCTTTAAAGAAAACTTGCTATAAGCAAATGAGTTGATCAACTGGTTGTTTTATTGTAATGCTAGCAGTAAGCCTGGAAAAGCCCAATATTACTTTCATTTTATCAGATAGCCTGCGTGTGGTTGCTTATGAGGCGGCAGTCTCAGGAGccagatggagttttgaaacTAAGTATTTGCGGTAATTCAGCAGAAGGCACGGATCATACACGAATCATAAACTTGTGTAATCCTACACTTATCCGTacggactaacagacacacgGACACGCGCATACAAAGTGTTATTTGTTAATATAGGCGATAATGTCTGGGCAGTGAGTAGCCGCTTATTAGTAAAGTTGAGCTTTACACATTTGCAACCACCTCTTGCTGTTTGTGCAGTATATTAGTTTGAGGTTTTTTATGCttgatataagaatatacaatcAAGCCATGTATTGGTTGCAGACAAGTCCATCTGATTGGTTAGTTATGGCTGGTTTCTCTTTGGAGTCGCATACTCAGACATTCTGTAAAAAAGACGTTAAAGCTGGTAAGAGTGTGAGGGACAAGCTCTGTCTCGCCTCCATACAAGGACCTCAACCATTAACTCCAGGTCTGGCAGCGTGTTTgaaagattatttttaaaacataccTTTTTGCATATCTCAGCTTTCATAAAAATCATGCTTGTTCATGTACCATGACAAAATTTTGTACAATTCTTTGATAGGCCTGGTTCTGCTGTCTATAGTTGCTGTAGTGTAGGCGGGAGGTTCAAAGGGTGGGACGTTGctaattattgttgttgtttgagGAGTTCATATCATCTGAGAAGACAAATCTTAGGAAATATAAAGATTTGAAAAGTTTGTAGGAATATACTGTACTTTATTGCCTATAATATTATTGGCAGATATACATATCACAAACTGACAACTACTCTGCAACTACCTCGCTCTAGTTCAGCTCAGAAAGATCAGTGTAAAACAATAAGGCCTATCATTCTTTTACCAGAATCGTATATTGTCTATCTTGTCTTACGCTGCTTCAAGCTGACATCCCTTTGGGTCAAAAACTAATTAAGAAAAATTGgaacaatttcaaaaattatgcttAGGATTATGCTACCGGATATGAACAGTTATGACCAGCGTCTAAATATCCTGAATGCTGAGGAGCTAAATGCgtttttagatatttgctgtttgaaATACTCAAATCGTATCTCCAATCCGCACTATCTATAACATTCCTACTTCTTCATAAAAACCCACTACACCTtttaccagacaccaacactttaccaatttacattatataacagAGTTATGCGAAAAGAGCTATTTTTCTGTACACATGCTTCACTTTAGTATTTGTCTCCATTTCATGGTCTGATTTACTGTTAACAACGGTGTAAATAAACTTAATTTCTAGCTATAAAcaactattttgaaaaaaaaaatttctgcgTAGATATAGTTTTGCTGTGTCATCACAAATTAGTTGAATTATTGGTGATTGCTATTATATAAAGTCTCACTGTGAAATACTAACAGTTTTGTTACAAGCGACTCACGCATCTGGTTATGGCTTACATTGTATATAGAATTTGAGTTCTTTTCTTATTTACTTGCAGAGAGGAGCTATTATGAGGTAGAGCTCACGGAGGCTTCGCTGAATAGTCATTCCCCTAGTCTTATTATTTGTCTTGTTTCGTGTGGAGCTCATTTATCAGCTTCTTCCTCCTCTCTCTACCACGAAGTACTTAAATTTGCTATCAACACGCAAGGCATGTTCTAGTAGTGACTATAGTGTCAGTAACTGGTGGTGATTGTGATAGCACTAGTGCTAGCTTGACTAGATATTGTTAGATAGAGTATGTATCTTTCTTCTATGTTTAAATTCGGCTAATATTGTACTTAGAGCCAGAGCTGAGTGAAATGCTGTATCATGGTTGGTTCAAGAGTTGTTAGTAATCTCTTTATTAACTGCAACATTtatagttttagttttaaacTGATTCTTTGTCATTTAAGACAGCATATTTTAATTAAGAGCAGTTTGCGTTGATTTGTTCTATATTGTGTCTTCTTTCAGCATTGCACTCCCACAGTTCACTTACTCTTCCTtctatttcatatttttatataaaaataaaaatactgtatataaaatacataaatttttgatattattaaaacaaacataattaaaataatataattttatatagaatataaatatattttttattttcaaatatacaataaaatgtattttgtatttaaaaaatatgaaataaaattttcatttcattttatattttttctgtCTCTTCATTTGTTGTTGCTTATCGTCTGAGTCTAAAGTTGACCTGAACCTTTTTTACTGTCATGAATGTTGCCACTTTTTATTTTAGTGGTTCAAGCTGGTGATAGATTTGGATGGGGCGTACAGTACCCTCCTCCTATCATCGATGGTGGAGTTGTAAAACAGCCTATACTATGTTGTGTGGCTCTCAACGGTGCATTTCAGACTAGTGTTTGCTACTTGGAACCTGAGGGCGGTTACTATCCCTTTGTAGCTTTTACTCCACAAGGTAAAGCATTTGCCATTGTTTCTTACATTGTATACACACATTTTAAGGGTAGCAATCAGTACCAgactaataaaaatttatatttttaagatTTCCGGTTACGAATTAATAGCTCAGCAAAACAGCTACCCTTTCCTCTCCAATCAGCACAGGCGGATGAGCATGTTTCTGTGTTAAGACAACTCCTTACAATGGAAAGAGAAAACAGAGGTAGTTATCCTACTCGatttttttagtttctttctCGTTTCTTAACTCGCTGCTCCTTTCACCTtggataatttttttaattcacttaaatttaatttactcAATTACACTGCTTGAACACTGTTCATGATTTGTCATCTCAACTTTTAAGCACAACTCAAGTTGAGATGATTGtcttgaaaaaaattttgtctGTGTTCATTATACGTTTGCATAGACTATAACAGACAAGCTTTAAATAGCCTCTAACCAAATATTTGTTTGAATGACATTTTAGAGCTAAATTCAACCGACTTGGCATACTCAAGCGATTTGGATGTCGATATCCAGTTAGATCATGTCACAGTTTCTCTTCAAGAGGATACTGTAGGTGTTCACACTCTCCAGTATCTTGGACACCCATTGACAAAGGAAAGGCCTGTCTTCCAAGTAAACATCACTAAACTCAGtaaggagttgtgttctctcatCTTTATTGGTAACTTTAgaagtaaaaaaatttgtttatgcTTTAAATTCTTGCACTTGATTAAAGTAGACAACTCAACacacactaaagtagacaactcgacacatacactaaagtagacaactcgacatacactaaagtagacaactcgacacacacactaaagtagacaactcaacacacactaaagtagacaactcgttacatacactaaagtagacaactcgacacatacactaaagtagacaactcgacacatacactaaagtagacaactcaacacacactaaagtagacaactcaacacacactaaagtagacaactcgttacatacactaaagtagacaactcgacacacacactaaagtagacaactcgacacacactaaagtagacaactcgttacatacactaaagtagacaactcgacacatacactaaagtagacaactcgacacatacactaaagtagacaactcgacacacacactaaagtagacaactcgacacatacactaaagtagacaactcgacacatacactaaagtagacaactcgacacatacactaaagtagacaactcgacacatacactaaagtagacaactcgacacatacagtaaagtagacaactcgacacacactaaagtagacaactcgttacatacactaaagtagacaactcgacacatacactaaagtagacaactcgacacatacactaaagtagacaactcgacacacacactaaagtagacaactcgacacatacactaaagtagacaactcgacacatacactaaagtagacaactcgacacatactataaagtagacaactcgacacatacactaaagtagacaactcgacacacacactaaagtagacaactcgacacatacactaaagtagacaactcgacacatacactaaagtagacaactcgacacatacactaaagtagacaactcgacacatacactaaagtagacaactcgacacacactaaagtagacaactcgttACATACACTAAAGTAGGCAACTCAacacatacactaaagtagacaactcaacacacactaaagtagacaactcgttacatacactaaagtagacaactcgacacatacactaaagtagacaactcgacacatacactaaagtagacaactcgacacacacactaaagtagacaactcgacacatacactaaagtagacaactcgacacacactaaagtagacaactcgacacatacactaaagtagacaactcgacacatacactaaagtagacaactcgacacaaacactaaagtagacaactcaacacatacactaaagtagacaactcgacacatacactaaagtagacaactcgttacatacactaaagtagacaactcgacacatacactaaagtagacaactcgttacatacactaaagtagacaacccggcacatacactaaagtagacaactcgttACATACACTAAAGTAGGCAACTCAacacatacactaaagtagacaactcaacacacactaaagtagacaactcgttacatacactaaagtagacaactcaacacatacactaaagtagacaactcaacacacactaaagtagacaactcgttacatacactaaagtagacaactcgacacatacactaaagtagacaactcgacacacacactaaagtagacaactcgacatatacactaaagtagacaagtcgacacatacactaaagtagacaactcgacacacacactaaagtagacaactcaacacacactaaagtagacaactcgttacatacactaaagtagacaactcgacacatacactaaagtagacaactcgacacatacactaaagtagacaactcaacacatacactaaagtagacaactcgttacatacactaaagtagacaactcgacacatacactaaagtagacaactcgttacatacactaaagtagacaactcgacacatacactaaagtagacaacccggcacatacactaaagtagacaactcgttacatacactaaagtagacaactcaacacatacactaaagtagacaactcaacacacactaaagtagacaactcgttacatacactaaagtagacaactcaacacatacactaaagtagacaactcaacacacactaaagtagacaactcgttacatacactaaagtagacaactcgacacatacactaaagtagacaactcgacacacacactaaagtagacaactcgacatatacactaaagtagacaagtcgacacatacactaaagtagacaactcgacacacacactaaagtagacaactcaacacacactaaagtagacaactcgttacatacactaaagtagacaactcgacacatacactaaagtagacaactcgacacatacactaaagtagacaactcaacacatacactaaagtagacaactcgacacatacactaaagtagacaactcgacacatacactaaagtagacaactcgacacatacactaaagtagacaactcgacacatacactaaagtagacaactcgacacatatactaaagtagacaactcgacacatacactaaagtagacaactcgacacatacactaaagtagacaactcgacacatacactaaagtagacaactcgacatatacactaaagtagacaactcgacacatatactaaagtagacaactcgacacatacactaaagtagacaactcgacacacacactaaagtagacaactcgacacatacactaaagtagacaactcgacacaCACTAAGgtagacaactcgacacatacactaaagtagacaactcgacacatacactaaagtagacaactcgacacatagactaaagtagacaactcgacacatatactaaagtagacaactcgacacatacactaaagtagacaactcgacacatacactaaagtagacaactcgacacatacactaaagtagacaactcgacatatacactaaagtagacaactcgacacatacactaaagtaAACAACTCGACATATACACTAAAGTAGGCAACTcgacacatacactaaagtagacaactcgacacatacactaaagtagacaacccGACACaaacactaaagtagacaactcgacacaaacactaaagtagacaactggACACaaacactaaagtagacaactcgacacacacactaaagtagacaactggacacatacactaaagtagacaactcgacacatacactaaagtagacaacttgacacatacactaaagtagacaattCAACACATACTAAAGGGGACAACTcgacacatacactaaagtagacaactcaaCACATACTAAAGGGGACAACTCGACACacacactaaagtagacaactcgacacatacactaaagtagacaactcgacacatacactaaagtagacaattCAACACATACTAAAGGGGACAACTcgacacatacactaaagtagacaactcaacacacactaaagtagacaactcgttacatacactaaagtagacaactcgacacatacactaaagtagacaactcgacacacacactaaagtagacaactcgacatatacactaaagtagacaagtcgacacatacactaaagtagacaactcgacacacacactaaagtagacaactcaacacacactaaagtagacaactcgttacatacactaaagtagacaactcgacacatacactaaagtagacaactcgacacatacactaaagtagacaactcaacacatacactaaagtagacaactcgacacatacactaaagtagacaactcgacacatacactaaagtagacaactcgacacatacactaaagtagacaactcgacacatacactaaagtagacaactcgacacatatactaaagtagacaactcgacacatacactaaagtagacaactcgacacatacactaaagtagacaactcgacacatacactaaagtagacaactcgacatatacactaaagtagacaactcgacacatatactaaagtagacaactcgacacatacactaaagtagacaactcgacacacacactaaagtagacaactcgacacatacactaaagtagacaactcgacacaCACTAAGgtagacaactcgacacatacactaaagtagacaactcgacacatacactaaagtagacaactcgacacatagactaaagtagacaactcgacacatatactaaagtagacaactcgacacatacactaaagtagacaactcgacacatacactaaagtagacaactcgacacatacactaaagtagacaactcgacatatacactaaagtagacaactcgacacatacactaaagtaAACAACTCGACATATACACTAAAGTAGGCAACTcgacacatacactaaagtagacaactcgacacatacactaaagtagacaacccGACACaaacactaaagtagacaactcgacacaaacactaaagtagacaactggACACaaacactaaagtagacaactcgacacacacactaaagtagacaactggacacatacactaaagtagacaactcgttacatacactaaagtagacaactcgacacatacactaaagtagacaactcgacacacacactaaagtagacaactcgacatatacactaaagtagacaagtcgacacatacactaaagtagacaactcgacacatatactaaagtagacaactcgacacatacactaaagtagacaactcgacacatacactaaagtagacaactcgacacatacactaaagtagacaactcgacatatacactaaagtagacaactcgacacatatactaaagtagacaactcgacacatacactaaagtagacaactcgacacacacactaaagtagacaactcgacacatacactaaagtagacaactcgacacaCACTAAGgtagacaactcgacacatacactaaagtagacaactcgacacatacactaaagtagacaactcgacacatagactaaagtagacaactcgacacatatactaaagtagacaactcgacacatacactaaagtagacaactcgacacatacactaaagtagacaactcgacacatacactaaagtagacaactcgacatatacactaaagtagacaactcgacacatacactaaagtaAACAACTCGACATATACACTAAAGTAGGCAACTcgacacatacactaaagtagacaactcgacacatacactaaagtagacaacccGACACaaacactaaagtagacaactcgacacaaacactaaagtagacaactggACACaaacactaaagtagacaactcgacacacacactaaagtagacaactggacacatacactaaagtagacaactcgacacacacactaaagtagacaactggacacatacactaaagtagacaactcgacacatacactaaagtagacaacttgacacatacactaaagtagacaattCAACACATACTAAAGGGGACAACTcgacacatacactaaagtagacaactcaaCACATACTAAAGGGGACAACTCGACACacacactaaagtagacaactcggcACATACACTGCAGTAGACAACCCAACACaaacactaaagtagacaactcgacacaaacactaaagtagacaactcgacacatacactaaagtagacaactggACACaaacactaaagtagacaactcgacacacacactaaagtagacaactggacacatacactaaagtagataactcgacacatacatgtaggttagaCGCACAAGTGATCGCTGGCGGATGCTTGTTTGTCTTTTGCACTCATGTTAGCTGCTATGCTTCGACGGgttttatttcattgtaattgAACAGAATGCAATTTTAGTCAATTTGAAACAGTTTGTCTTTGCTAGGGCATTTAGCTTTAAAGTCATTATTGTGTACCCGGGCTGCGATTGCGCCATTGTCACCAAATTTTGTTTTAACCAGAATATACTTACAGAAAGTGTTTGATGTTCTTTAGTTGCTAtttggtttcatttttcttttattcacTTTATTTTTACCGCTCGTTGTAGCTGAAGATGCAGTGCTTTGTGTTGGAGTTGCGAGCAAGTTCACTTCAAGCAATAAATATCCTGGTAGAGAATTATCGTCTCTCGGCTATCACTCGAGAGATGGAAAGATTCTTTACGATGGAAGATCACAGGCAAACACACAAGGTCACAGGTTTACGGAAGGTACTCGAAGAAGCCATGTAATGCAAGCGAGTATTGCGACGAACTACTAGTTTATAAGCATTGTGTCGTCTTTGCTTTGCCACAATGAGTGTAATAGAAGCTTGTTTTGTCAGGTGACCAGGTGATGATTGAACTTTGCCCTCTCTCCAaatcagctaaaactattatGGTGAGGGTGTGGAAAAATGAGCTTCCGGTTGCGCTTCGATACCTGGACATAAGAAGTCAGTCACACCTTTATCCCACAGTCTCTCTCTATACCAGCGGCTCAACAATTTCCTGTGAGGTTATAACTCCTAACATGATAGAGCAACTCCCAACCTACTTTGTAAGTATTCATTGGTTGCAGGTGTAAGACAGTTCATTAGTTTTAGAAGACTGTCTTATGTATAATGTAATGATGTTTTATAAGAATAATGTAGAATTACTCCATCTCTCCGATCAATATAATGTTTGTGAGAATGGCATGCATGTTTGACTCCTGTATTTCCCTTCCTTTTTTTCTCTCATGCTTTTTCTCTTTCCTTTTCTCGCTTCTTTTTGGTTGCTCTCTTTCTCTCTGTCTATCGTTCTCTGTTTCTTTCCTTTATTTCTTCCCTTTTtccttctttctctctttttttctttcttttctttcttACTTTTTCTCTGTTTGCCCCTAGAGTTGGAGTTGTTTCTCCtctttgttttttctttctcttgCTTTCTTTTACTCTCTGTTATCTTTTTGCTTTATAATTCAGGTAAACAACCCAGAATATTGGTGTCTGCCTTCTAACGCCCATGTCCTGGCTGACTCAACTGATGTCATTCTCTCAAATCAAGCCATTACAGGCAACTGTATAGTCTGTCCAGTGCCTATGTCTCGAGGTATGCACCACTTTGAAGTGAGAGTCTTGGAAGAGCCAACTGACGATGGAGTTGTGCCCCCTATGATAGCACTCACTACAGCTTCCCCGTATGATCCTCCTAGAGAAAGCAA
Proteins encoded in this window:
- the LOC137404316 gene encoding uncharacterized protein yields the protein MGVRSCTPCDVDILFKCSSNSIRYDNRPPNPGHKSSVKLKPYSEACSYLQYKVPLTKQHPYFCAQIGLMSTSSKVTIGIAGDHLREDTHLGCHNNTIGYHSDSGVVMSSHCCRSQTKPPKYTVGDVVGILVTEFYAEKSCIMVLKNGHPVCTKYHYERDHSQYFPTITLEYGPVDMVVCWQTSISHIPSFLHTSPSDWLVMAGFSLESHTQTFCKKDVKAGKSVRDKLCLASIQGPQPLTPERSYYEVELTEASLNSHSPSLIICLVSCGAHLSASSSSLYHEVLKFAINTQVVQAGDRFGWGVQYPPPIIDGGVVKQPILCCVALNGAFQTSVCYLEPEGGYYPFVAFTPQDFRLRINSSAKQLPFPLQSAQADEHVSVLRQLLTMERENRELNSTDLAYSSDLDVDIQLDHVTVSLQEDTVGVHTLQYLGHPLTKERPVFQVNITKLTEDAVLCVGVASKFTSSNKYPGRELSSLGYHSRDGKILYDGRSQANTQGHRFTEGDQVMIELCPLSKSAKTIMVRVWKNELPVALRYLDIRSQSHLYPTVSLYTSGSTISCEVITPNMIEQLPTYFVNNPEYWCLPSNAHVLADSTDVILSNQAITGNCIVCPVPMSRGMHHFEVRVLEEPTDDGVVPPMIALTTASPYDPPRESNFQLDLLRFWPRNEGFIHTDSATLIQKDDTMGWGVIFPNEELSDIEEQIVVCYLTINRDVILTRALIQPAGGLHATVVLPYGCERVRLEFEALTIHSHPFTKHNVSQLYSQAQQIIKDENNAVALGVDLPFEHKRLQDFYKPLPAEGNGDMTPHRLGDTDHIGVHAADHIVIGKSKSKACTIL